From Deltaproteobacteria bacterium GWC2_65_14, the proteins below share one genomic window:
- a CDS encoding riboflavin biosynthesis protein RibF yields MIVVRGSSAFSSRQGVSLTVGNFDGVHLGHQELLRRTVDLAKREGTVSVALTFSPHPVRYFSPGARFYEITTGEERAALIAAAGIDALVVESFDEGIGRMSPEEFGREILSRRLSARWVTVGYDFTFGKSRSGSPSELRRIGQEAGFEVCVVPPVLRGGLIVSSTRIRDLLLAGRVREAEELLSRPFVLSGPVVTGAGRGKKLGFPTANVRFSQELVPLPGVYVVEAEVDGALHRSVANVGFSPTFGENSLGLEVYLIDFERDLYGNQVAVHFRDRIRDERKFKTVSDLARQIEADVRFAREAKYPRRRPLGGREESAGAGGSPA; encoded by the coding sequence ATGATCGTGGTGCGAGGATCCTCCGCGTTTTCGTCCCGGCAGGGCGTTTCGCTGACGGTCGGGAACTTCGACGGAGTGCATCTCGGGCACCAGGAGCTGCTCCGGCGGACCGTCGACCTGGCAAAACGGGAAGGAACGGTCTCGGTCGCCCTCACCTTCTCGCCCCATCCGGTCCGGTATTTCTCCCCCGGCGCCCGCTTCTACGAGATCACGACCGGGGAGGAGAGGGCGGCGCTCATCGCCGCCGCGGGGATCGACGCGCTGGTGGTGGAGTCCTTCGACGAGGGGATCGGGCGGATGTCCCCGGAGGAGTTCGGGCGGGAGATCCTCTCCCGGAGGCTTTCCGCCCGCTGGGTGACGGTGGGATACGATTTCACGTTCGGGAAAAGCCGGAGCGGTTCCCCGTCCGAGCTCCGTCGGATCGGACAGGAGGCCGGGTTCGAGGTCTGCGTCGTCCCCCCCGTCCTCCGCGGCGGACTCATCGTCAGCTCCACCCGGATCCGGGACCTGCTCCTGGCGGGCAGGGTGCGCGAGGCGGAGGAGCTTCTGAGTCGCCCCTTCGTGCTGTCGGGGCCGGTGGTGACCGGCGCGGGGCGCGGGAAGAAGCTGGGGTTTCCCACCGCGAACGTCCGGTTCTCGCAGGAGCTGGTCCCCCTGCCCGGGGTCTATGTCGTGGAGGCGGAGGTCGACGGCGCGCTGCACCGGTCGGTGGCGAACGTGGGGTTCTCCCCGACCTTCGGGGAAAACTCTCTGGGGCTTGAGGTGTACCTGATCGACTTCGAGCGGGATCTCTACGGGAACCAGGTTGCCGTCCACTTCCGGGACCGGATCCGGGACGAGCGGAAGTTCAAGACGGTCTCCGACCTCGCGCGCCAGATCGAGGCGGACGTCCGCTTCGCCCGGGAGGCGAAATATCCCAGAAGAAGACCCCTTGGAGGGAGGGAGGAGTCGGCCGGGGCGGGAGGCTCTCCGGCATGA